GGATTTTCAAAATTATGCACCTTGTTTTTCAGGGAAAATTTATCTGCGGAAAAGAATGTGCAAATCTCTGTGGGCATTGTTTCCTGAGgtgattttcaaaggaaaagtatGAGAACTACTGCAAAGTCCATAGGGAAAAGTACCAGTGCACTGTCTACCTAACTATATAGTATTAAAGTTGACCCATTAATGACTagactgtaattttttttctttctttctttattttttcttttaataaggATGCAAAGGAAAGCATTAGCATATATTAAGACACATAATAGAACACAGAAAGATGGTTTAATTGGCAGACATTTCAAACTTGTGAGCAGGATCCAAAGGAATGATTGGGTTCTTCCAAGTTCCAACCTGATCACGTAAAAAAAGCTCAGAGACCCTAGGTGTGAGTTTAAGAGCCTCGGGGTGGCATGGTCCTCTTAGTTTAGTGTCCACCTCTTTTCACACCTTCTTCCCTTCTACAATGAAAACTCAAAGCAAAATCTATGGCATTCATaccaagcaaaagaaaaaaaagtagaaTTTATACAGATAATTTACACAAATAACCTGATTTATATCCCTCTCTATGTACTTCCAACgtgaaaacagaagaacaaatccTCCCAGTCAACGAGACAAACAGCAAAGTGACTAAAAATGATAGCCAGACGATGTGAAAATATCAAACTTTTGTTACCATCCAAGGCTCAATACAACACAGACCTATTAGGCCAAAATATGGCTCATGTCAAATCTCGGATGATAATAAACGTTTGACATTTTCACATCGTCTGGCTATTGTTTTTAGTCACATTTCCTCTGTATGTATTTCcaggcacacttttttttttatccatgcaGATGACACTGCTTTTGTCATTGGTTTATATTTAGAATTCTAGAGGGGCATGGAGATTTTGTGGATGCTctagacagacccccccccccccccaatccttcctcagTCCTGATCTTACAcgtcatgaaaagaaactatgACCTGGATACACACAGAGCAGCACAAAAGAATTCAACAAATATTTCTCCATGTCTCTAGAATACCCCATTACATCATATAAGCGGAAAAGGTAAAAGGCACCCAAAGGGAGAGAAAGGATGAAAGTGAGGCTTAGAACTTCATCAACAGCTTTAAGTGTTCTTATGACTTATCTTCATTGTACAGATCAATCAATGTATTCTTAAATATTTTGAGCTCTTCAGTtcatttggatttggattttagatataTTAATCCATTTTCCAAAtctgatccaggggcgtagccagacagcagattttgggtgggcctagtcaagaagtgggtgggcaccaagtgttccccccccccccccccaatgtgatgaggccagtatcagcagcttaggaaacttagactgctgaagtgagcagtgttttcagcaccatcagggggaggccttcagctggcggagcttgggatccccactagctagcattaaatatgtgctgctgttgggtgggcctgagccctaagtggatgggccccggcccacccaggcccacctgtggctacgccactgatctgagCTCAAACATTTAGGTACACAAGTTATTTACCTGCAAAAATGGTAGCTAGAGAATGAAGACCACAAAGGACTCTCCAAACCCTTAAAAGCACTATCAAGGTCCTTCCCTGGTGATCTTAATATAAACCCATCAGTTATTAGATAGATAAATACATCAATATATGTAAAGTCTGCAGATACTGCTGTGTATTTTAGGTGACATTGAAGGTGATGAAACTGTTAGGAGCTTTCTGTCCAAGTCGTAGCTGTTCAGGTTCACCCCACTGTTGTGCTGAAATCTGGCAACAGCTAGATGGCCTGGCATGGGCCTCACTAACTTGGGTCACCTCCGTGGACCCAACTTCCAAGGTGCTGACACCAGTATTGGTGGCTTGGACTGCATGCACCTTGTTGGCCACCTTCTTGTGCAGGAGGCAGTTGAAGATTTTCTTGAATCCTTTGCGAAAGTGCTTGGAGACCAAAGCATAAACAATAGGGTTCACACAAGAGTTTGCATAGGAGATAACATGGGAGAGAATGCGGAGAGCATAGGTGAAGTGGTTCAGGGAAAAATTGCCAAACCAGAAATAGAGGATGACCAGGTGGTGGGGCAGccagcagaggcaaaagagaatAGCCACAATGATGATCATCCGAGTCACCTTGCGCTTGGCTTTCTTGGACTCTGACATGTCTTCAATGGGGTCTACTGCCTTCCAGAGATAGCGGATTGTCCTGGCATAGGTGAGGCTTAGAATCAGCACAGGGATGATGTAACTGAAGACAAATGTGCAAAGGTCCATGGCTTTGCGTTGGGAGTCCTGCCAACCAGGAAGGCAGACAGTGACATTGGCCATCTGAAGCTCCTGGTAATAACTGAGGTATGGGCCAGAGAAAATGATGGAAAGGCCCCAAATAAGACCAATGGCAGTGAGGGCATTCCTAGGAGTCCTCAACTCTCGAGAACGTAATGGGTATCGTATTGCCAAGTACCTGGCATGCAAGAAAAAAGACAAACATACATATCAATGGCACATGGTAAGAACTAATGTTTCataaaagaaactttaaaaattgtGTACATATTAATAAATTATCACATTATCTAATGTCATTGTACAACTGCTACATTGCAGGCAAACATTTAACCTAAGACAACTGGAAATTAAAGACAACAACGGCGGCCAAGCAAACATGGACCAAGTCCTAGCCTTagagtggaaacagagaatcAGATTCAGATGGGTCAAATGGATAAGTCTCAGTTTTATTGAGAACGATTGTTGCTTTTCTTCCCCCAATTTCACCCATCAAAAAATATTCTTGGAGAGGAAACGTCACCCAAAGTAAGACTTCAAATAGATAGCTGAGTGCTTCTGGCAGCTGTTtctctatctttttctttttttttcagagttGCCAAGCCGAGGAAATAAATGACACCTGAGACACTTGAGCCCTGCTGTATCCGTTACCAAGACCATTAGCAGAAATTTTCAATCTGAGATCTAATGGGACAGCTGCCTGTCTTAACTTAGCAATATCCCTCCCTTCAGCTCCAGAGGGAAGGCTCTCCAACTGCTGGCTATTAAATCTATTATTTCAAAATGAACTTCATTGGGAAAGTAATTTCTGTAAATTAGGTTgttcttctgaaaaaataaaaaagaaatgcatGGTTGTAAAGCATATCAAATGCCATAAATTAAGCATACAGTggatagaaattttttttttaatctccaatAACTTATCCAGTCTGAATGGGTATCAGGACCTAACTATGCACACCTGTACCTCACTTTAATTTATGGATTTGTTGAAACCTAGgactttgttttcttctttcagtCTGCCTGCTTTTCACATTCTGGTGTCAGTGCcttttgatttatgtttttagCACTAGCACACTGGATAtccttggacattttacaagCACCCATGGCTATGCAAAGTGCATTAATTAAATACTTACACagctttatagtattttttttgttacatttgtaccccgcgctttcccactcatggcaggctcaatgtggcttacaggtacttatttgtacctggggcaatggagggttaagtgacttgccaagagtcacaaggagctgcctgtgcctgaagtgggaatccaactcagttcctcaggaccaaagtccaccaccctaaccactaggccactcctccactgttgctactatttcagattctacatggagtgttgctattccactagcaacattccatgtagaagtcggcccttgcagatcaccaatatggccgcgcaggcttctacatggaatgttgctagtggaatagcaacattccatgtagaatctccaatagtatctattttatttttgttacatttgtaccctgtgctttcccactcatggcaggctcaatgcggcttacatggggcaatggagggttaagtgacttgcccagagtcacaaggagctgcctgtgcctgaggtgagaatcgaactcagttcctcaggaccagagtccaccaccctaaccactaggccactcctccactctacttgcTTGGAGTTGAAGCAAGTAAACACATAAATAAGCAaagggcagtaaataaataatgtattcaTTTCATTACAGTCTGCTAATGTTTTATACGGCAGAGTGATAAGGCAGAAAAGAGATCAATAGTTCACATCTCCTGGGACATTGAACTGCACAATTATTGCACAAGTGTGCCACCTACTGGTCAAGTTCAGGGCGAGCCTGCCACTACAATGAGCTAAAAGAAGGAGGTGTAAAAATGGGaaaacctcggggggggggggggggggggggtcattgacaAAGAACAAAAATAAGATTAGCACAAATAGTTGCAGTCCTACAGTATTTGATTCTAAGGCAGGTTTCTACACCCTACTACTTTACTAGAAAAAATAACAAGCAGGTTTATGTTATTAAATCCTTTGCAAAATAGTTTAAGGGGCTATATTGCTGTTACTAAAATTGTTCATGGAAATTTGCACTAAATTTCCCAGTTTAGTCATGgttaaataaaatgaaatctAAAAATAAAGTCATCagtttctctctgtctctttctcccctcagaCTTTTCCTGTCCAtccatctacatagtaacatagtagatgatggcagaaaaagacctgcacggtccatccaatctgcccaacaagataaactcacatgtgccatttttgtgtatactttaccttgatttgtatcttccattttcagggcacagaccgtataagtctgcccagcactatccccgccccctaaccacctgccccgcctcccaccaccggctctggcacag
This is a stretch of genomic DNA from Microcaecilia unicolor chromosome 6, aMicUni1.1, whole genome shotgun sequence. It encodes these proteins:
- the GALR2 gene encoding galanin receptor type 2, encoding MNRSAPPGSSEGCHPESVLIPLVYSAIFLVGTVGNSLVLAVLLRNGKINNTTNLFILNLGVADLCFILFCVPFQATIYVLDSWVFGPFVCKAVHFFIYLTMYASSFTLATVSLDRYLAIRYPLRSRELRTPRNALTAIGLIWGLSIIFSGPYLSYYQELQMANVTVCLPGWQDSQRKAMDLCTFVFSYIIPVLILSLTYARTIRYLWKAVDPIEDMSESKKAKRKVTRMIIIVAILFCLCWLPHHLVILYFWFGNFSLNHFTYALRILSHVISYANSCVNPIVYALVSKHFRKGFKKIFNCLLHKKVANKVHAVQATNTGVSTLEVGSTEVTQVSEAHARPSSCCQISAQQWGEPEQLRLGQKAPNSFITFNVT